The following proteins are co-located in the Streptomyces bottropensis ATCC 25435 genome:
- the hypE gene encoding hydrogenase expression/formation protein HypE has product MLERIKAFRKRRPRLIDEVVTLSHGAGGKSSAALVDAVFLEAFRNPALEQLGDAAVVSLPSGERLAFSTDSYVVSPLRFPGGSIGHLAVHGTVNDLAVSGARPRWLSVAFVIAEGFEIARLREIVDDMAGAAREAGVELITGDTKVVPKGSADGLYITTAGVGLVPAGRELSAQRVRPGDRVVLSGSLGDHGMAVMLARGDLAIEADIRSDTAPLHDLVEVLLKAAPSTRWMRDPTRGGLGTVCNELAQDSGLAVILDELLLPVAPMVRGACDMLGIDPIYVANEGKFAAVVAPDEAEAAVAAMRAHPLGQEACVIGEIVEQPQGIVALRTPFGGSRIVDMLVGDPLPRIC; this is encoded by the coding sequence GTGCTGGAGCGGATCAAGGCGTTTCGCAAGCGCCGGCCGAGGCTGATCGATGAGGTCGTGACACTCTCGCACGGTGCCGGCGGCAAGTCGTCAGCGGCCTTGGTCGATGCCGTGTTCCTGGAGGCGTTCCGCAACCCCGCACTCGAGCAGTTGGGCGACGCGGCCGTGGTGAGCCTTCCGTCCGGCGAGCGTCTGGCGTTCAGCACGGACTCCTACGTGGTCTCGCCACTGCGCTTCCCCGGCGGTTCGATCGGCCACCTCGCGGTCCACGGCACCGTCAACGACCTGGCCGTGTCCGGTGCCCGGCCTCGCTGGCTGTCGGTCGCCTTCGTGATCGCCGAGGGTTTCGAGATCGCCCGGCTGCGCGAGATCGTCGACGACATGGCCGGCGCGGCCCGCGAGGCAGGCGTGGAGTTGATCACCGGAGACACCAAGGTGGTGCCCAAGGGCTCTGCAGACGGCCTGTACATCACCACTGCGGGGGTCGGTCTGGTCCCCGCCGGCCGCGAACTGTCCGCCCAACGGGTCCGCCCGGGTGACCGGGTGGTGCTGTCGGGGTCACTGGGAGATCACGGCATGGCTGTCATGCTGGCCCGCGGCGACCTGGCCATCGAGGCCGACATCCGCTCCGACACCGCGCCCCTGCACGACCTGGTCGAGGTGCTGCTCAAGGCGGCGCCATCGACTCGATGGATGCGCGATCCGACACGTGGCGGCCTCGGCACCGTCTGCAATGAACTCGCGCAGGACAGCGGCCTCGCGGTGATCCTCGACGAGTTGCTACTGCCAGTGGCTCCGATGGTGCGCGGGGCCTGCGACATGCTCGGAATCGACCCCATCTACGTGGCCAACGAGGGCAAGTTCGCCGCGGTCGTCGCACCTGACGAGGCCGAAGCGGCTGTCGCAGCCATGCGTGCCCACCCACTGGGCCAAGAGGCCTGCGTCATCGGCGAGATCGTCGAGCAGCCCCAGGGCATTGTCGCGCTGCGCACCCCGTTCGGAGGAAGCCGCATCGTCGACATGCTCGTCGGCGACCCACTGCCGCGGATCTGCTGA